In Pantoea cypripedii, the following proteins share a genomic window:
- a CDS encoding YciI family protein produces MLYVIYAEDNADSLEKRTSVRPAHLARLQLLQDEGRLIVAGPMPAVDSNDPGAAGFTGSTVIAEFPSLEAAQSWANDDPYIAAGVYKQIAVKPFKRVF; encoded by the coding sequence GTGCTTTATGTCATTTATGCGGAAGACAATGCTGATTCACTGGAAAAACGTACTTCTGTACGCCCTGCCCACCTGGCGCGTCTGCAACTGTTGCAGGATGAAGGTCGTCTGATTGTGGCAGGTCCGATGCCTGCGGTTGATAGCAATGATCCCGGTGCCGCCGGTTTTACCGGTTCAACCGTGATTGCCGAGTTCCCATCGCTGGAAGCGGCACAATCCTGGGCCAATGATGACCCGTATATTGCAGCCGGGGTGTATAAGCAGATTGCGGTCAAGCCGTTTAAGCGTGTTTTCTAA
- a CDS encoding YciY family protein, whose amino-acid sequence MRRSRNEVARWRMLRQVQRRRARWLEGQSRRYKRIHAIRHQVAQQHRRSILFITQNT is encoded by the coding sequence ATGAGACGAAGCAGAAATGAAGTGGCTCGCTGGAGAATGTTACGTCAGGTGCAGCGCCGTCGTGCGCGCTGGCTGGAAGGGCAATCCCGGCGCTATAAACGAATTCACGCCATTCGTCACCAGGTTGCGCAGCAACACCGCCGCTCCATCCTGTTCATCACCCAAAATACCTGA
- the cls gene encoding cardiolipin synthase — translation MTTFYTLISWLLLFGYWLLIAGVTLRILMKRRAVTSAMAWLLVIYILPLVGIIAYLSFGELHLGKRRAERARTMWPSTAKWLNDLKQCRHIFATEHSDVALSLFQLCHHRQGIAGVKGNQLQLLTNSDDVMHALIRDIQLARHNIEMVFYIWQPGGLADEVAESLMAASRRGVHCRLMLDSAGSVAFFRSSWPGMMRNAGIDVVEALQVSLLRVFLRRMDLRQHRKVVLIDNYIAYTGSMNLVDPRFFKQDAGVGQWIDMMARMEGPVATTMGIVYSCDWEIETGKRILPPAPDANIMPFEQESGHIIQVIASGPGFPEDMIHQALLTAVYSARHQLIMTTPYFVPSDDLLHAICTAALRGVEVSIIVPRHNDSLLVGWASRAFFTELLEAGVKIYQFEDGLLHTKSVLVDGQLSLVGTVNLDMRSLWLNFEITLVVDDAGFGSDLACVQDDYIARSRLLDGARWAKRAWWQRIVERLFYFFSPLL, via the coding sequence ATGACCACATTTTATACCCTGATCAGTTGGTTACTACTGTTTGGCTACTGGTTGCTCATTGCGGGTGTGACACTGCGAATTCTGATGAAACGCCGTGCTGTCACGTCTGCCATGGCCTGGTTGCTGGTCATCTATATTCTGCCGCTGGTGGGTATTATTGCGTATCTGTCATTTGGTGAACTGCATCTGGGCAAGCGCCGTGCGGAACGGGCGCGCACCATGTGGCCGTCAACGGCCAAATGGCTCAACGACCTGAAACAATGCCGCCATATCTTCGCCACGGAACACAGCGATGTCGCCCTGTCCTTGTTCCAGCTGTGCCACCATCGTCAGGGTATTGCCGGTGTGAAAGGCAACCAGCTGCAGTTGCTGACCAATTCCGATGATGTGATGCATGCCTTAATCCGCGATATTCAGCTGGCTCGCCACAATATCGAGATGGTGTTCTATATCTGGCAACCCGGCGGGCTGGCGGATGAAGTGGCTGAATCGCTGATGGCGGCATCACGTCGCGGCGTGCACTGCCGCCTGATGCTCGATTCCGCAGGCAGCGTGGCCTTTTTCCGCAGTTCGTGGCCCGGCATGATGCGCAATGCGGGTATCGATGTGGTAGAGGCGTTACAGGTCAGCCTGCTGCGTGTGTTCCTGCGCCGCATGGATTTGCGCCAGCATCGCAAGGTGGTGCTGATTGATAACTACATTGCCTACACAGGCAGCATGAATCTGGTTGATCCACGCTTCTTTAAACAGGATGCGGGAGTGGGTCAATGGATTGATATGATGGCCCGTATGGAAGGCCCGGTCGCCACCACCATGGGCATTGTCTACTCATGCGACTGGGAGATTGAAACCGGCAAGCGCATCCTGCCGCCCGCCCCTGATGCCAATATCATGCCGTTTGAGCAGGAGAGTGGTCACATCATTCAGGTGATTGCTTCCGGTCCCGGCTTCCCGGAGGACATGATCCATCAGGCGTTGTTAACGGCGGTCTATTCCGCACGCCACCAGTTGATCATGACGACCCCCTACTTCGTGCCCAGCGATGATTTGCTGCATGCCATTTGTACTGCGGCGCTGCGCGGGGTGGAAGTCAGCATTATTGTGCCACGGCATAACGATTCCCTGCTGGTGGGCTGGGCCAGCCGCGCCTTCTTCACCGAGCTGCTGGAAGCCGGGGTGAAGATTTATCAGTTCGAGGATGGGCTGTTACATACCAAGAGCGTGCTGGTCGATGGTCAGCTCAGCCTGGTGGGCACCGTGAATCTGGATATGCGCAGCCTGTGGCTCAATTTTGAGATTACCCTGGTGGTGGATGATGCCGGGTTTGGCAGCGATCTTGCTTGTGTCCAGGATGACTATATCGCCCGCTCACGCCTGCTGGATGGCGCTCGCTGGGCAAAACGTGCCTGGTGGCAGCGCATCGTCGAACGACTGTTTTACTTCTTCAGTCCTTTACTGTAA
- a CDS encoding HI1450 family dsDNA-mimic protein, protein MTMDLNNRLTEDETLEQAYDIFLELAGDNLDPADIILFNLQFEERGGAELFDPSEDWQEHVDFDLNPDFFSEVVIGLGEADGEPITDVFARVLLCREKDHKLCHILWRE, encoded by the coding sequence ATGACCATGGATTTAAATAATCGCCTGACCGAAGATGAAACGCTGGAGCAGGCTTACGATATTTTTCTGGAACTGGCAGGTGACAACCTCGATCCGGCCGATATCATTCTGTTCAATTTACAGTTTGAGGAACGGGGTGGCGCGGAGCTGTTCGATCCCTCGGAAGACTGGCAGGAACACGTCGATTTCGACCTGAACCCTGACTTTTTCTCTGAAGTGGTGATTGGACTCGGTGAGGCGGACGGGGAGCCGATTACCGATGTCTTTGCGCGCGTTCTGCTGTGTCGCGAGAAAGACCATAAACTCTGCCATATCCTGTGGCGCGAGTAA
- the oppF gene encoding murein tripeptide/oligopeptide ABC transporter ATP binding protein OppF, producing the protein MNTVAEKKVLLEIADLKVHFEIKDGKQWFWQPAKTLKAVDGVSLRLYEGETLGVVGESGCGKSTLARAIIGLVKATEGRVAWLGRDLLGQSQEEWRNARSDIQMIFQDPLASLNPRMTIGDIIAEPLRTYHPKMSRQEVKDKVKNMMMKVGLLPNLINRYPHEFSGGQCQRIGIARALILEPKLIICDEPVSALDVSIQAQVVNLLQQLQREMGLSLIFIAHDLAVVKHISDRVLVMYLGHAVELGTYDAVYNNPQHPYTRALMSAVPIPDPDLEKNKQIQLLEGELPSPINPPSGCVFRTRCPIAGPECAKTRPLLEGSFRHAVSCLKVDPM; encoded by the coding sequence ATGAACACCGTAGCGGAAAAGAAAGTGTTACTGGAAATCGCCGATCTGAAGGTGCATTTCGAGATCAAAGATGGCAAGCAGTGGTTCTGGCAGCCCGCCAAGACCCTGAAAGCGGTCGATGGCGTCAGCCTGCGCTTATATGAAGGGGAGACCCTGGGCGTGGTCGGGGAATCTGGCTGCGGTAAATCAACGCTGGCGCGTGCCATTATCGGGCTGGTGAAGGCCACCGAAGGGCGTGTTGCCTGGCTGGGGCGGGATCTGCTGGGACAGAGTCAGGAAGAGTGGCGCAATGCGCGCAGCGATATCCAGATGATCTTCCAGGACCCGTTAGCGTCGCTCAACCCGCGTATGACCATCGGCGATATTATTGCGGAGCCGCTGCGTACCTATCATCCGAAGATGTCACGTCAGGAAGTGAAGGATAAGGTTAAAAACATGATGATGAAGGTTGGCCTGCTGCCCAACCTTATCAACCGTTATCCTCACGAGTTCTCCGGTGGCCAGTGCCAGCGTATTGGGATCGCTCGCGCGCTGATTCTGGAACCGAAACTGATCATTTGTGATGAGCCAGTATCGGCACTTGATGTGTCAATTCAGGCGCAAGTGGTGAACCTGTTGCAGCAGCTGCAACGTGAGATGGGGTTATCGCTGATCTTCATTGCCCACGATCTGGCGGTGGTGAAACACATCTCCGACCGCGTGCTGGTGATGTACCTCGGCCATGCGGTGGAACTGGGGACGTATGATGCGGTGTACAACAACCCGCAGCATCCTTATACCCGCGCGCTGATGTCGGCGGTGCCGATTCCCGACCCGGATCTGGAAAAGAATAAACAGATCCAGTTGCTGGAAGGAGAGCTGCCGTCGCCGATCAATCCACCATCAGGTTGCGTATTCCGTACTCGCTGCCCGATTGCCGGGCCAGAGTGCGCGAAAACGCGTCCATTACTTGAAGGCAGCTTCCGCCATGCGGTGTCCTGTCTGAAGGTGGACCCGATGTAA